Proteins encoded in a region of the Sceloporus undulatus isolate JIND9_A2432 ecotype Alabama chromosome 11, SceUnd_v1.1, whole genome shotgun sequence genome:
- the LOC121917010 gene encoding integrin alpha-E-like: MRGELRCEAVSLGGNIPKLKKLRPGIAVAQSPGHILVCLQQKRRQWHKVTSELNGVCTLLGNDFREKAFINLTDIVESELKKRIQRRKRSGGDVDGFGHIESTVATLCHNPKACEDPTDGSFLFGGNGNNNNNNNNNNDMEEEEEEDDSDLRTEIAIVLDGSGSIDPEDFKQAKDFIYNMMKTFYEKCFGCASLWFIRHNIDGGFDLRESRRLVEVQAVTQVWQETWTASAIQQSWLLCP, from the exons ATGCGGGGTGAGCTCCGTTGCGAAGCAGTCAGCTTGGGAG GAAATATACCGAAACTCAAAAAGCTCCGGCCTGGGATTGCTGTAGCCCAAAGTCCGGGACACATTCTG GTTTGTCTCCAGCAAAAACGGCGCCAGTGGCACAAAGTCACGTCGGAGCTGAACGGCGTTTGCACCTTGCTGGGCAATGACTTCCGGGAGAAGGCTTTTATCAACCTTACGGACATCG TTGAGTCCGAGTTAAAGAAGAGGATCCAAAGGCGCAAAAGAAGCGGCGGAGATGTGGACGGGTTTGGCCACATCGAATCCACTGTCGCCACACTTTGCCACAACCCAAAGGCATGCGAAG ATCCTACAGATGGAAGCTTTCTGTTTGGTGGGaacggcaacaacaacaacaacaacaacaacaacaatgatatggaggaagaggaagaggaggacgacTCTG ATCTGAGGACCGAAATCGCCATCGTCTTGGACGGATCCGGCAGCATCGATCCGGAAGACTTCAAACAAGCCAAAGATTTCATCTACAATATGATGAAGACTTTCTATGAGAAGTGCTTTGGg TGCGCTTCGCTTTGGTTCATACGGCACAACATCGACGGAGGGTTCGACCTGCGCGAGTCGAGACGCCTTGTGGAAGTGCAAGCCGTGACGCAAGTGTGGCAAGAGACCTGGACAGCGTCCGCCATCCAGCAGTCTT GGctcttgtgtccctaa